The Loxodonta africana isolate mLoxAfr1 chromosome 12, mLoxAfr1.hap2, whole genome shotgun sequence genome segment catagtggttggtgcataaatttgtgaCATAGTTCTCAAAATGATGGCTTTATTGAATTAAATCATATCCTGTAAAGTAACAAAAATGGTTATAGTAATAGTACCTGAGTCTTAGGATgcttatgaagattaaatgagaaaatacacaTAAAGGATTTAGAACAGTGTGTGTCACATGACAAGTGCTGAGCATGTGTTAGCCGCCGCTGCGTGGTGTCTTAGCTGCTCGCCAAGGGGCTGATCAACCCCTCCATTTCTTCATTCACTCAGTGGAGCTGATGATGGTCATTTCTGCTTAATCCTTTGGTGCACACAGTCTCAGTAGTTATTCATCAACACGACCAGTTTCCCACGGGACAGCAGAGAAGCCCAGAATCACGCTGACCTCTGACTGTAGCCTCTGCGCCGCTCTTGCCCCTCACAGGTTTCTTGGGATAAAATAAGATCATGTATATAAACATTGCAGAGCACTACACAAATACTAGCTGCCATTAATGTTATTTTCATTCTGGAAAAAATTAAGGCAGCCTTAAGACAGCTTTCCCTGGAGAGAAGAACAAGTCCCCAGACAGGTACTAATGAAGTTTCTGGAGAGGTTGGAGCCCACTAGTTGTCAAAACATTTATATCTCGATCCACAGGAAGATTTATGATCAAGTGCACATTCAGATATAAATATATAACTAAAAACTAAGTTACATAAGATAAATTATGTCACACAAATACCACACATGagagttttaaagaacagaaatttattttctcatagctgTGGAGtcaaaaagtccaaatcagggtttcaGCCATGTCGGTGGCTCTGGACGTTTCTGCGTTCCTTGGTTCCTTTACTTGAAGATGATTTTCACGtggcgtctgtcttcccccatgtgtgtctctgtctaATCTGTTCTCTTATAACTTAGAAGTTATCCTCACATATGATctaattaacgtaacaaagaaacccctgtttccaaacaggatcgcatccacaggtacaggggttaggctTCCAACACGTCTTGTTGGAGACGAAACTTAATCCATGACAAATACCCTTACTACATAAAACAGTAATATTTCCTATTTTAATATAAAGTAGGAAATACTGATTttgaaattaagatttttttttaagtaaaacgcTTTTCTAAtggtggaatatatatatatagcaatacATTTGCCATTTCCATGTTTTTGCGCGTACGATTCAGTGGCATGAATTACATTCCGCACGTTGTACAGCCTCCCCACTAtccatttcaaactttttcattgtccttcacagaaactcagtgtccttTAAGCAGTATCTCCCCACACCCCCTCCTACCACCCTAAACATTTTTATCTGCCCGCCAGTCTCCTCCAGGTCGCTGGCAGGATGCGCTGCTGGGTCCCAGCCCTGAGTTTGGAAAACCCTGCATGAAGTTTGGGCGTGAGCCTTACCCCCTGAGTCCTGGGCCCAGCAGAGCTGCCAGGCTGACATATTTGGTCGTTCATCTCACAAGTTGACAGTCGGTATGACTGGCCCTGTGCTGGGGGGTGCAGCTGGGAAAAGTCCAAGTCGGTGGGAATCCATGTCCAGACATGGGGAGTGTGCAGAAGAGACAGAGGAAAATCTATAGGAACAGGTCGGCCCCCGGGTCAGCTCTGCCAGCCATTGCGACGTCTGTTTTATGGAGATGCCAACCACTGGAATGTCCATCTGCTTTACAGAGACTGTCCACTTGGTCGCTGGTTATCTAGCACCCATCTGCAGAGTGTTGTCACGTCAGGCACTGGGCACAAGGCCGGTCACAGCCTTGCCATTGGGCTCTATCTCACCTGGCTACAGGCCCAGGGAGTGGTGTGCATAAAGGAGTCTGTGCCAGTGGTCTGGGGGCATCGGGGAGAGGGGGGAGCTCACCTGCACCAGGCGGAACTCCCCAAGGCCCTGACCTGGTTGGAAGGGGGCCTGGTGGAAAGGTGGAAGGCAGGAAAGTAGGTTCACTAGTGCCACAAGGTGAAACTGGGGTTTGTGCCCAGGAGTTGGGTATTGCTGAGGGTGAGTGGGGGCAGGTAGGCTGGGCGGAAGGTCAGTAAGGGCCTGAAGGGCAAGACCGGGAGTGGGGATGGCCCAGAGGATCCTTGAGGGGGCCATTTCAGCACCTCCCTGCcctcagagaagaaaggagaaatagaGCAGCAGGGACACACCCATTCAGAGCCTGGCTGACTCAAATGCCCAGGTAGctggtttatttttttaggagctgCCTGAGGCTCTAAGGAACCTTCTCTCCTGCCCTCTACACCAGACTCCTCTCTGGAGTGAGGCATAGGAAGGATCACGTGTTAGGGTGGATTTCCCTCAGTGTGAGGTGGGGGAGGAAAGACAGGTGCAGGGCAGGAAGCTTGTAATTTCTACCCCAAATAGGACCTGAGTCCCTGTGGTCTCTTCCCTCCATGCCACACCTGGGCCAGCGCCGCAGCCTCGTAATGTCCCCTTACTGCCATCCTGCCCTCTGCATCCAGTCCCCGGGCTGCAGTGACCTTTCCAGAGTCTgattcctctccctctctgtttGTCTCTGATTTCTCCcaacttccctccctcccccccctccccgactccctgcctccctccctccccgcctccctccctccctccctccctctctctctctctcacacgctAAAGCTTGAGTCTTCTTCAagtctgtcacacacacactaaaGCTCAAGTGTTCATGTTTTTCACTGAGCTATCTGTCTTAATAGCTTTAAGACACTTTAATTGTGTTTGATGAACCCATCAAGCCCCTGCATGGTCTGGCCTCGTCCCTCCCTAGCACCTTCCCgtccctgccccctccctccacACTTCAGCCGCATGGAGAAATTTCTTTCTGTCCTCAGCCACACTGAGCTGTCTCCTACCTCCAGACCCACAAACACACAGCTCTCTCTTCCCACAACACTTCCTGCCTCTTCGTCTGCCAGCTCCTCCTCGGCCTTGGCATCTGAGTAGGTGCCAAGCCCCCCACCCCCGTTATTCTCGATAAATGTCCTGTTAGTTTCCTTCTTTGGGCTCTCacctgttgtagggtaaaaaaaaCATCACcaagtttaaaaagcaaaaaagttttattcagcaaatgttcaaaaaggcaaaagtgggaagcgggcaagcatgctgccagagccatgtctgcccgagtccaaggaaatacacaaaataagcacaaatgggaaaacggacaaggacgttgccacagccatgtctgcccaagtccaaggaatgttacagaataaCAAGAGTGGGGAAACAGACAGGCAGGccgccacagccatgtctgcccaagtccaagaaCATTGCAGAGTCATCAGTATAAACACTACAAGatggcaaaaccattgaaagcttcaccctTTCACAGAtaggctagaaactgtgatcctacattttgagcTGCCTTCTTAACTATCAATGGTACAGGTTGcagtaacaacagtcaggagggtcctcGCTGGCCCAACAAATTTTCCATTCATTAAATGCTAATTGaaggtaagagtggaaagtcttttgtgttctggcttctgTGAAAGcatccctaaaagatattttccaagatgatcctatctattgtctttatacctcagggcccagttgatgtgtccctgTGAGCCCTCTCAATGCCCAAGGatggaataatgattccaatatttcTAAATCACACCTTTTCTAAATGATTTGATGACCCCTCTCTTCTGTCCTCCCTCAGGAGCACTCCTCGAGGCCAGGACAGAGGTGTTTTTTAAGTCAAGTGTTTACTACAGTAAAACACATGTGGAAAAGTGAGCCCCTCCTTATCCGTGAACCTTGGAGAAGGGGTGCCCCTCTGTAACCAGCACGTGGGTCACCAAGTAGGAATCCGGCACCAACCCTGCCCTCCCTCACCGTGCACAGGCTTTGGCCTGAAACAGCATATGCGTGGGGCACGTGCGATGCTCTCTTCTGCCAGCTTCATTACAACACTGCGAGATTCATATTGCAGCTTGTAGCCGTGGTTTGTTCATTCTCCCTGCTATGTGAacactttctctcttttcttggtGGGCCTTTGTGTAGTTTCCAGTGTGCGGCTACTTCAAGCAGGACTGCTGTGAACAGTCTTACTCGTGACTCTTGGTGCCCATGAGTGTTCTCTAGTGTGCCCACTTACCTAAGATGAGAAATGTAGGCATTCTGCTTTGGATACTGGCCAGCATCTTCTCTAGTAGCCATACTCATTTAAGCTCCCACAAGGGTGTGTGAATTCTGGTTCCTGTGAACCCTCGATCTGTAAAAACCTGCTGctctggagtcgattccaactcacagcaactctgtaggacagaggagactgCCCTAtaggcttccaaagctgtaaatctttctggaaggagagtgctacatctttctctcactgagtggctggtgggtttgaactgccaaccttttagttagcagccaagcacttaaacactgtgccaccagagctccttgaatcCTCAGTAGcacttggtattttttttttcgcCATGCTGGTAGATGTGTGGTGATACCTCACATGTGTGTttgtttccctgatgactaaggaAGTTGAGCAACTTCTCAATGGCTAGGGGCCATTCGGATGTCCTTTCTGTACTGTGGCTGCGTAAGTCTTTTgcctgtgtttttttgtttgtgtgtgtgtgtgtgtgtgcgcttttTCTTACTGACTTGTAGTTTTTTATACCTTTTAGATGCAAGCTGTCAGATACATGTATTGCAAATTTCTTCTACACTGTAGCTTGCCATTTTACTCTTAATATTTCATAAACAAGTTTATCATTTTACTGTAATCCTATTTATCATTCTTTATTATATGGCTAGCATTTTTtacatctttttaaagaaatctttgcctatccCAAGCTTATGGAGATATTCTCCTAAGTTTTCTTCTTAAGAGCAGATTATTTTACTTTTCACATTTCGATCTACAGTCCATCTGGAATTGagttttgtgtatgatgtgaggtaaggATCAAGATTCCATATAAATATTCAATGACGAAAAAACTGTTTTCCCCACTGCACTCCGGTGTCACCTTTGTCATGAATATATGATGTAGAACCATGTGTGTTTTCTTGTCCAATGTTTAGCCAATGCCTGGTACAGGGTGGGCCCTAAGTATTAACaggtgggtggatagatggatgaatgggtgagtgagtgagtgtaCTGATGGGAGAGTGGAGGTATGGATGGATAGAGGGAGGGATGGATTGGTGAATAGATGCATtgatgggtgggtaggtgggtggatagatgaatgaatgggtgggcgagtggatggatggatgagtaggTAAGTGGATAAATGGAtgagtaggtggatggatggataggtaggtggataaatggatggatgagtggatgaaTAAATTTAGCAGAGCTGTACCACacctgtgctgggcactgggaaTTCTGAGATAGATGAGACGCTCAGCCCCCAGGGTGCTCACTGTCCAGCAGCCACGTCGCCTGCAGCCTCATTCCTTTGTCCCTGATCTCATCGCAAATCATAGAACGGACAAAAAACAGATGATTTTTCTTGTTGTTCAGACCTTTTTGCTTAATTAGATCATTTCCTCACAGCTTTATTACAAAGGTTTTAGTTATCCTTTTAGAGGCTAATCATGCTTTGCACTTTGGAGGCGTCCTGCAGGGCACTCTTCAGCACTTCATGAACGCAGCTAGGGTTGGGCAGCTAAAAGGCCTGCATTGCAGACCAGAGCTCAAGGGCTTCTCGTCTCGGGTGGCCTGGAGTTCCTGTTTGGCAGTGGAGCCCCGGAGACAGTCTGTTCTGTCTTGGTTTTCACACTCTGGGCAGTGGGCCAACGGGCACTGTCCTCACCATTCTGTGGGGCCTGCATACAGCAGGACAGACCTCACACTTCGGGGTCAGAAGCCACGCGCCAAGTGCCAGACACTCCAGCAGCCTGGCCGAGGCAGCTGTGTACACCCAAGGCACCATGCAGACTCCCAGACAGGCCTGGGCTAACATTGAGAAGCCTTCTCTTCCAGGCTCCCCTTCTCTCCAGAGCCCCTCTCCTCCCTATGGTCTACCCTCCTCTGCATTGCTTCCCCttctcccagggactccccttcTCTTTCACCCAGTGTCACTGGTGCCCAGCCCAGTGTTGGTATGTAGGATGCAGCTGAGGGCAGGGACCCACTGATGACTGCTGTGCCCTCCATTGTAGGCATGAGAGCCTGCTGCCAACTTCTAGGCTCCCTGGATTTCTGACACAGGAGGGACAGGATCCATTGGTGAGGACAGAGTGAGACTGGAGGCCCAGGGCTCTGGTGGTCCTTGGGGAGGGCAGCCAGAGCCACCTCGGCACACCTGAGATGCTGCGGGGCCCCCTGCCAGGCCAGTATGGCCTCTGATGTCcaagaaagggccacaggaataCATCCCAGTGGGCAGGGCTGGGCCGGCTTCATTTGGGCCCTGGGGATCACTTGGCATCAGGAGTCACGAGCCAGGTGAACACCCCCTCCTGGCTCAGtcacagggtggggtgggggcctgAACGAGGGGTACCCactcctcctctgcctcctcctgGGGATCTGGGGGTCATGAGGCCAAGTAGGGTCTGTGGTGTGTCTCGAAGGTGAgccatacctccactctccacctTCTTCACTGTTTCTGACACCAGCAGTTtcactcccctcccccccagcACTGTAATTCTTTGCAATAACCACACAGAACTTACAGGTCATACTGAGTTATGTAGTTTATTAGGAAGTAACAGGCTGCAACTCAGGAGCAGGAAGCACATAGGCAAGATCTGGAAGGATCTCCCAAAGCGGAGAACACATCCCTCCCTTCTTAGTGTAGGCCagttgtctcagcttctctgggCTGTGCAAGCAGGCAGCCCCTTCTCTTCGCCATGCACACCCCCTCTCAGCCGCACAGGCCTCTCGGCGCCTCAGGACAGGACGCTCTCAGCTGTGCAGGGCCTCTGTGTCTTCAGCCTCACTGCTGTCAGCCTCTCCACTAACTGGCCCAGCTCACAGCCAGTGCAGCAGCTTTCTCAGCTCTTTTCACTGCTTTCCTTGAAGCAGCTTTCCGCCATCACCTCCAACTGTGCCCCAAGGCTCCTTCCAGGCCTGTTGCCATCTTCAGTTTAAaagcccttgacctgtgttaaAAGTTCTTTTAGGAGGTTTTTTGCTTCATCTCCATTCTCTCTTCTGGCCTCTAAAAACCACTATGGGGCTGGCTGCTTATATACTGAAACCTGCAAGACTTGGAACTCAATAGGACCGCCTTGTTTCTCCAGGTCTCACAGctcttccacctttgacaggttGTAGTCTtcaccacttttctgttgctatcagtggaaaatatttgagttttccttctctgacaggttttcaccTTAGCAGGTTCtggtttttgcaggttttactgttttAGCAACTCCTTgtaaatttcaaggcatggccctcccagcagGACCACAGGCTGACCAATCCCCACAGTGGACCACAAGTCActcaatttgcatagtaaacCTGCCAATCCCTGCAATGTCCATAAAATAGATCAGTCACAGGGCAGACTGCAGCCCAGGGCTAAACAAAAAAGTATCAAAATCAACTTGTTGGTGCTTACCCAGGAagtgtcaatcaacctggacaaaaagtaaaaaatcctctagggtagaaaactagggcaaaggtaactcctcagggcttagggggaaAACCTCCGaagctgtttttcaaaaaaaaaaaaacagcaaaagaccacacaaaggaactcatttcagCACAGCCTCCTGTGTTCCACAGAGGAGGAACCTGGCGGCCACCCAGGAGGCCTGGGAGCAGACCTGCCGGGCCTCCCCGCCTCCCCCAGCCCCAGTAGCACTTGGCtgctctgtgtctctgttgaATTTATGACTCATCCTGGGGCCCGTCTGCCGGCTGTGGAACTGAGCATCTAGCGATGACAATCAGACGCTTAGCGCAACTGCAACACTGTCACCGCCGTCTGTCTAATTAGCCCTGCCTGAAATGGAGCTTCAGCCTGCCACCGAGGAAATGATATTTCATACACTGCCATGTACTTGGGGAAGATTTAAAATTAGTCCAAAAGTTCCATCAGTGTGTGGCTTTTTAAAAAACGAGATCAACCAGCCACTGCCAGAGAGGCATTGAGGGCCCCCATCAAGAGCATCTGTTGCATCTAATTGGGGAGCCATTTACATCCTCcaaataaaaatacacacaccAATTTTTTACATGAATCTAATTTTAATTAACCATCTCAGTAAATTCCAGCTTCCCAAATATCACTTGGATATATACATTCCAAAttggcaatgttgttgttaggtgctgtcaagttgattctgataatggcaaccccgtgtgacagaatcaaattgcccatagggtttcctaggctgtaatctttacgggagcacatCCCCAcgtctttttcccacggagccgttggtgggttcaaaccgccaacctttcagttagcggcagaGTGTTAAGCcgttgtgccacagggctccttgaatCACCAACAGGTGGAAGCATTTCCTCCCCAGATCAAGGTCAAGGCAGGGTTTAAGCATCACTTTAAATAAGACCATTAcacctaatgatttttttttttaatgagcaaagTGGCTTCCCTGACTCCTTATTAGAGACACGGAAAGTAATCCTGCATTGTGTGTCTCTAGCATAACTTGGAGATCAAAGCTAAAACAATTCTTTTTACATACAACTATAAATGGTCAGACAATCAGAATATTTtagcagaaataaaaataaacacaggGCAATGGGGAAGTGAGAAACCCCTCTAAAGGAAGAAACAGACTCTGGTTTCATAGCCGCAGCGGCTTTTTGACCTCACAGTCCCCACAGAGTACCGGGCACATAGTAGGTCTTCCAGTAAGTGTTTGCCAAGTGATTGGACAAGAACCGAAATGAGCACGATAAGCGATTTATTCAGAGGGAGGAAGTCTGCAGTACAAAGTTTATCTACAAAGATGCTCATCACAGGGTTTTCCATGATAACCAAGTTTACATTTTGTTAATATGTGATACCCATCAGTAAGGAACCCAGTTCCTTGAGGTGTAGAGTATCAGCACCCATCTATTGttaaatggaaattttttttttttaagttgctgccaagttgacgaCAAGCCCATGTGCATCACAGCAGAcctgtgttccatggggttttcagtggctgatttttcaggagtagactgccaggcctttcttctgaggtgctgatGGGTCGATGtgtaccaccaacctttcagttagtagccaagcacttaaccatctgtgccacccagaaactcctgAGTGGAAGATATGGCTATAAAGTCCGTATAATGTGTTTGAAGTTTTTAAGGAGTCAATCAGAGGAGAAAGACCAGAGGGAGAAACACTGAAATGTTAACAGGGTTTCTGACTGGGTGATAAGCTCATGGGTGTTGTCTtcctaaaaaaatttaaaaatttttattttgtcttcctaGATTGGCTTAattgccccagagtttccaaggagcggctggtggatttgaactgctgacattttggttagcagccaaatgcttaaccactgcgccaccaggagcCCATATAGTTTaaaaagcgcttggctgccaagTAGTGTTTCCTCAGGTGGCCCAACAAAGCCTCtgaccaccccacccccaagcacAACTGGTTTATCTGGTGGCGAAAGTGTCGGAAGAAAGGGCTAGAAGGGGGGCCGCAGCAAGGCAGGCCCAAAGCACACGACTTGTGTGATCAACACGTGCGTGACATGGagcaaaaattaaaacaactcctgGAAAGACGCTAGACCTGTGACTGACTTCTTATACAGCAGTTTAGCTTCATTAGTAAAGAACGCCTGCCTGgaccattgtgctcttttaaagaactatatgggatcaaattcacAAGGGCAGCTGGAAAGGTTGgctaggaagcttagggggcagtgagtttatgttaatgggggaggaacagttcagaaaaggaggatgaggatagttgcccaacttgaagaatgtaattaatgttactgaattgtacatgtagaagttgttgaattggtgtatttctGCCAAGTGTAttatcagcaacaacaaaaccagaATAAGATACAACttcaaaaaaagaaacctgtGGCTGACACTGCTCTCTGAGAAAGTATGAGGCTGCCCTTATGAGACACACAGGCTTTCAGACAGGGCCTGGGAACAGGGAACTCCACAAATATCGCGGGACTAGGCGGTAGTCCCAGTCCCAGCTCGTCACTAACCCAGGAGACCCCAGACCAGCAGCTTCCCTTAGCCAAGCCTGGCCTGTCATGCATAAGTAAAGAGTGTGCTGTGAACCCACACCCTCCAATCTCCTGGTGGGCGATTCCCAGCCCCTCCCAGAACCTTAGAGTCAAAATCAGAAgctttaacaagctccccagagAATTCCATTATCAATGAGTGGCCCCCTGGAACCACAGGTACAAACCCTCCACCCTGTGGTCCCCCAGTGCCTTTCCAGGGTTTTGTGTGGCCATAGGCTGGGCACCTTGCTGTAACTGACAGCTTCCTTCCACCCGTCCCACCCCCTAGGGAGCTGCAGGAGGAGAGCGGCCTGACTGCAGGCACGCTACACAAGGTGGGGCAGATCACCTTCGAGTTCGTGGGCAGCCCCGAGCCGATGGACGTCCACATCTTCTGCACCGACCACGTCCAGGGGACACCCACAGAGAGCGACGGTAAGTGTCCCCCTCCCGTCTCAGGGGAGAGAACTCCGGGGGAGGGGGGGCTGGCAACCCACACCTGGTGGGGCTCACCTGAGCCTGGTCCATGGGGCCAGCCGCCCCATCCAAACAGCCTGGGAACCCACCTTGTTCTGTACAGTGAGGAGCACGGGCATGAGGACTGGGCAGGAAGGCGTGTCATGCTTCTTACACAGGGCTGGTTCACATCTCTCTGCAGAAATGCGCCCACAATGGTTCCAGCTAGATCAGATCCCCTTCAACGACATGTGGCCTGACGACAGCTACTGGTTCCCGCTCCTGCTCCAGAAGAAGAAGTTCCTCGGACACTTCCGGTTCCAGGGCCAGGACACCATCGTGGCACACACACTGCGCGAGGTAGACCAGCTCTAGGGGGGTGCTCGCTGCCTAGTCTGGAGAGTTGGAGTCA includes the following:
- the NUDT1 gene encoding oxidized purine nucleoside triphosphate hydrolase; amino-acid sequence: MGATRLYTLVLVLQPQRVLLGMKKRGFGAGRWNGFGGKVEEGETVEEGAKRELQEESGLTAGTLHKVGQITFEFVGSPEPMDVHIFCTDHVQGTPTESDEMRPQWFQLDQIPFNDMWPDDSYWFPLLLQKKKFLGHFRFQGQDTIVAHTLREVDQL